In Bradyrhizobium lablabi, one DNA window encodes the following:
- a CDS encoding acyltransferase family protein — protein sequence MTGNGTSALTERFAGSVPGRVDWVDYAKGICIVMVVMMHSVLGVELAAGQTGFMHLLVMFAKPFRMPDFFLISGLFLSVVIDRDWRTYLDRKVVHFAYFYVLWVTIQFGFKAPGFAAETSWAHVGYLYLESFIEPFGTLWFIYLLPLFFVVTKAARKLPPLLVWVVLALLESAHVATGWTVIDEFCARFVYFYSGYLFAGYVFALSDRARAHPALALAGLALWALLNGGLVASGLSEWPVVSLLLGLCGACAIVILGTLLARAHWLNFLRFCGGHSIVIYLAFFLPMAATRTLLLRSGLIPDIGTISLIVTVVGVAGAIAIWRIALMLGANFLFERPAAFWIAPKKPQAALQAAE from the coding sequence ATGACTGGAAACGGCACATCCGCCCTCACCGAGCGTTTCGCGGGCTCAGTGCCCGGGCGCGTCGATTGGGTGGATTACGCCAAGGGCATCTGCATCGTCATGGTGGTGATGATGCATTCGGTGCTGGGCGTCGAACTGGCCGCCGGCCAGACCGGTTTCATGCATCTTCTGGTGATGTTCGCCAAACCGTTCCGGATGCCGGATTTCTTCCTGATCTCGGGCCTGTTCCTGTCAGTTGTCATCGACCGCGACTGGCGGACCTATCTCGACCGCAAGGTCGTGCATTTTGCCTATTTTTACGTGTTGTGGGTGACGATCCAGTTCGGCTTCAAGGCGCCAGGCTTCGCCGCCGAGACCAGCTGGGCCCATGTCGGCTACCTTTACCTGGAATCCTTCATCGAGCCGTTCGGCACGTTGTGGTTCATCTATCTGCTGCCGCTGTTCTTTGTCGTGACGAAAGCTGCGCGCAAATTACCGCCGCTCCTGGTCTGGGTCGTTTTGGCCCTGCTGGAGAGCGCACATGTCGCGACCGGCTGGACCGTGATCGACGAGTTCTGCGCGCGCTTCGTCTATTTCTATTCCGGCTACCTGTTCGCCGGCTATGTGTTCGCATTGTCCGATCGCGCGCGGGCGCATCCTGCGCTGGCGCTTGCCGGACTGGCGCTCTGGGCGCTCCTCAATGGCGGCCTGGTGGCCTCAGGTTTGAGCGAATGGCCGGTTGTTTCGCTGCTGCTCGGGCTTTGCGGCGCCTGCGCCATTGTCATCCTGGGCACGCTACTGGCGCGGGCGCATTGGCTGAATTTCCTGCGCTTTTGCGGCGGGCATTCGATCGTGATCTATCTGGCGTTTTTCCTGCCGATGGCCGCGACGCGGACGCTGTTACTGCGGTCAGGGTTGATCCCCGATATCGGGACCATCTCGCTGATCGTCACGGTCGTGGGCGTCGCCGGGGCCATTGCCATCTGGCGGATCGCGCTTATGCTCGGCGCCAATTTCCTGTTCGAGCGCCCGGCCGCGTTCTGGATCGCGCCGAAAAAGCCGCAAGCCGCGCTGCAGGCGGCGGAATAG
- a CDS encoding Lrp/AsnC family transcriptional regulator: MSDLAVQIHEHNRRLDAIDRKILTVLQEDASLSVAEIGDRVGLSSTPCWKRIQRLEADGVILRRVALVDQNKIGLGITVFVSVESADHSEAWLKKFADAVSAMPEVMEFYRMAGDVDYMLRVVTADMQSYDVFYKKLIGAVPLKNVTSRFAMEKIKSVTALPVPAAA, encoded by the coding sequence ATGTCCGACCTCGCCGTTCAGATTCACGAGCACAATCGCCGCCTCGATGCCATCGACCGCAAGATCCTGACGGTGCTTCAGGAAGACGCCTCCCTCTCGGTTGCCGAGATCGGCGACCGGGTCGGACTATCCTCAACGCCATGCTGGAAGCGCATCCAGCGGCTGGAAGCCGATGGCGTGATCCTGCGCCGGGTCGCCCTGGTCGACCAGAACAAGATCGGGCTCGGCATTACCGTCTTTGTCTCGGTCGAGAGCGCCGATCATTCGGAGGCATGGCTGAAGAAATTTGCGGACGCCGTCAGCGCGATGCCCGAGGTGATGGAGTTTTACCGGATGGCCGGCGACGTCGACTACATGCTGCGCGTCGTGACCGCGGACATGCAGAGCTACGACGTGTTTTACAAAAAACTGATCGGCGCCGTGCCGCTGAAGAACGTCACGTCGCGTTTCGCGATGGAGAAGATCAAGTCGGTCACCGCATTGCCGGTGCCGGCAGCGGCGTAG
- a CDS encoding phosphomannomutase/phosphoglucomutase, whose protein sequence is MFPKPKSVLVPNTYAYESEPMVKPTGFREYDARWLFGKEINLMGIQALGMGLGALIAELGAKQEVVTGHDFRGYSASIKYALISGLQAAGCKVHDIGLCMTPMAYFAQFELDVPCVAMVTASHNDNGWTGVKMGANRPLTFGPDQMTRLKEIVLNAEFKNKAGGSYQFHENFPARYIADLTNRAKLKRKLKVVVACGNGTAGAFAPQVMEAIGCEVVPLDTELDHTFPKYNPNPEDMEMLHAIRDAVLAHKADVGLGFDGDGDRCGVVDNTGEEIFADKVGVMLARDMSAIHKDAQFVVDVKSTGLFVTDPVLQKQGAKTTYWKTGHSYMKRRTNELGALAGFEKSGHFFFNKPFGRGYDDGLISAIAVCEMLDRAPGKSMADLKDALPKTWSSPTMSPHCADETKYGVADAVVKHFEALQKKEGKVAGQKIRDLVTVNGVRVTVEDGSWGLVRASSNKPELVVVVESPVSEQRMRDMFEAMDSVLRTHPEVGEYNQKI, encoded by the coding sequence ATGTTTCCAAAGCCGAAATCCGTGCTGGTTCCGAATACCTACGCTTACGAATCCGAGCCGATGGTGAAGCCGACCGGCTTTCGCGAATATGACGCGCGCTGGCTGTTCGGCAAGGAAATCAACCTGATGGGCATTCAGGCGCTGGGCATGGGGTTGGGCGCGCTGATCGCCGAACTCGGCGCCAAGCAGGAGGTCGTCACCGGGCATGATTTCCGCGGCTATTCGGCCTCGATCAAATACGCGCTGATTTCGGGATTGCAGGCCGCGGGCTGCAAGGTCCACGACATTGGCCTGTGCATGACGCCGATGGCCTATTTCGCACAATTCGAGCTCGACGTGCCCTGCGTCGCGATGGTGACGGCCTCGCATAACGACAATGGCTGGACCGGCGTCAAGATGGGCGCCAACCGGCCGCTCACCTTCGGCCCCGACCAGATGACCCGCCTGAAAGAGATCGTGCTCAATGCCGAGTTCAAGAACAAGGCCGGCGGATCCTATCAGTTCCACGAGAATTTCCCGGCCCGCTACATCGCCGATTTGACCAATCGGGCGAAACTGAAGCGCAAGCTGAAGGTCGTGGTCGCCTGCGGCAACGGCACCGCGGGCGCGTTCGCGCCACAGGTGATGGAGGCGATCGGCTGCGAGGTGGTGCCGCTCGACACCGAACTCGATCATACCTTTCCGAAATACAATCCCAATCCCGAAGACATGGAAATGCTGCACGCCATCCGCGACGCGGTGCTCGCGCACAAGGCCGATGTCGGCCTCGGTTTTGACGGTGACGGCGACCGCTGCGGCGTGGTCGACAACACCGGCGAGGAGATCTTTGCCGACAAGGTCGGCGTGATGCTGGCGCGCGACATGTCGGCGATCCACAAGGACGCGCAATTCGTTGTCGACGTCAAGTCGACCGGACTGTTTGTCACCGATCCGGTGCTGCAGAAGCAGGGCGCCAAGACCACCTATTGGAAGACCGGCCATTCCTACATGAAGCGCCGCACCAACGAATTGGGCGCGCTGGCGGGGTTCGAGAAGTCAGGTCATTTCTTCTTCAACAAGCCGTTCGGCCGCGGCTATGACGACGGCCTGATCTCGGCGATCGCGGTGTGCGAGATGCTCGATCGCGCGCCCGGCAAGTCGATGGCGGATTTGAAGGATGCGCTGCCGAAAACCTGGTCGTCGCCGACCATGTCGCCGCATTGCGCCGACGAGACCAAATACGGCGTCGCCGATGCCGTGGTGAAGCATTTCGAGGCGCTGCAGAAAAAGGAAGGGAAAGTGGCGGGGCAAAAGATCCGCGATCTCGTCACCGTCAACGGCGTGCGCGTGACGGTGGAGGATGGCAGCTGGGGCCTGGTGCGGGCGTCATCGAACAAGCCGGAGCTGGTGGTCGTGGTCGAGAGCCCGGTTTCCGAGCAGCGCATGCGCGACATGTTCGAAGCGATGGATTCGGTGCTGCGCACCCATCCCGAGGTTGGGGAATATAATCAGAAGATTTGA
- a CDS encoding TIGR02281 family clan AA aspartic protease: MRNIMIFAAIMIGLGTFMAQMADKMTPAPAAATSARKVAPVETVGQAGSRSLDIPRDSRGHFQTQGRIDGQRLDFMVDTGASVVALNEKSAARFGLRPTRGEFNAPVTTANGTIKAARARLAMVDIGGLVVRDVDAMVLPDEALSENLLGLSFLSKLKRFEYANGKMVLEQ, translated from the coding sequence ATGCGTAACATTATGATTTTTGCCGCGATCATGATCGGCCTCGGCACCTTCATGGCGCAGATGGCGGACAAGATGACTCCGGCCCCCGCGGCCGCTACCTCCGCGCGAAAAGTCGCGCCCGTCGAAACGGTCGGACAGGCCGGCTCTCGCAGTCTCGACATTCCCCGCGACTCCCGCGGTCATTTCCAAACCCAAGGCCGCATCGACGGCCAGCGCCTCGATTTCATGGTCGATACCGGCGCGTCGGTGGTGGCGTTGAACGAAAAATCGGCGGCGCGGTTCGGCCTGCGTCCGACCCGCGGCGAGTTTAACGCGCCCGTCACCACCGCCAACGGCACCATCAAGGCGGCGCGCGCGCGGCTTGCGATGGTCGATATCGGCGGGCTCGTGGTGCGCGACGTCGATGCCATGGTGCTACCCGACGAAGCGCTGTCGGAGAACCTGCTCGGCCTGTCGTTCTTGTCGAAGCTGAAACGGTTTGAATACGCCAACGGCAAGATGGTACTGGAACAATAG
- a CDS encoding IS4 family transposase, which produces MKIRPEILDHWPEVSARLPADFDVEATARARGAFTRAREIKNAETLLRLALAYGGLGMSLRETCAWAEAGGIVSLSDPSLLDRLCKAAPWLGDIVAALIAEQAKVPAGRWAGYRLRALDGTSICQPGADRTTWRLHVGYDLATGQVDQLELTDGYGAENLQRLTYRPGDIVLGDRYYARPRDLRPVVEAGADFIVRTGWNSLRLLQANGEPFDLFAALAAQAEQLSEVQVRIHEGITGSPPPEPLMLRLIIRRKDPEQAQAEQKRLLKDAKKRGRQPDPRSLEAAKYILLLTSLPVAAFPPSEILALYRFRWQIELAFKRFKSLAGLDLLPAKKPELARAWIYARLIVAIIAEQIAGQVPDSSPSGPGTTRKPIALASHEDSPRHHLRRHSRPTPVANCLQPLHQNPSSPL; this is translated from the coding sequence ATGAAGATTCGCCCTGAGATTTTGGATCACTGGCCGGAGGTGAGCGCGCGCCTTCCGGCGGATTTTGACGTGGAAGCAACGGCGCGGGCGCGAGGCGCCTTCACGCGGGCGCGGGAAATCAAGAACGCTGAAACGCTGTTGCGGCTGGCGCTGGCCTATGGAGGCCTCGGAATGTCGCTGCGCGAGACCTGTGCGTGGGCTGAGGCCGGCGGGATCGTCAGCTTGTCCGACCCATCCCTGCTCGATCGGCTGTGCAAAGCAGCGCCTTGGCTCGGCGACATTGTGGCTGCGCTGATTGCCGAACAGGCAAAAGTACCCGCTGGACGCTGGGCCGGGTATCGCTTGCGTGCATTGGATGGAACGTCGATCTGCCAACCGGGAGCTGACCGCACGACATGGCGCCTGCATGTCGGCTACGACCTGGCAACGGGTCAAGTCGATCAGCTCGAGTTGACCGACGGGTATGGTGCCGAGAACCTTCAGCGCCTCACCTACCGGCCGGGCGATATCGTGCTGGGTGATCGCTACTATGCGCGACCGCGCGATCTGCGGCCCGTGGTGGAGGCCGGTGCAGACTTCATCGTGCGGACCGGCTGGAACTCGTTACGCCTGTTGCAGGCGAACGGCGAGCCTTTCGATCTCTTTGCCGCACTTGCCGCTCAGGCCGAACAGCTAAGCGAGGTGCAGGTTCGCATCCACGAAGGCATCACGGGGTCTCCACCACCGGAGCCGCTGATGCTGCGCCTCATTATCCGACGCAAGGACCCGGAACAGGCGCAAGCCGAGCAGAAGCGTCTGCTCAAAGACGCCAAGAAGCGCGGCCGGCAACCCGACCCGCGCAGTCTCGAGGCGGCGAAGTACATTCTTCTCCTGACCTCGCTGCCGGTCGCCGCCTTCCCGCCGTCCGAGATCCTCGCCCTTTATCGCTTTCGCTGGCAAATCGAGCTGGCGTTCAAAAGGTTCAAAAGCCTGGCCGGCCTCGATCTGCTGCCGGCCAAGAAGCCTGAACTCGCGCGAGCATGGATCTACGCAAGGCTGATCGTCGCCATCATCGCCGAACAGATTGCCGGGCAAGTCCCGGACTCTTCCCCCTCTGGACCCGGCACCACGCGCAAGCCCATCGCGCTGGCGTCTCATGAAGATAGCCCTCGCCACCATTTGCGCCGCCATTCGCGGCCCACTCCTGTGGCAAACTGTCTGCAACCTCTTCACCAAAATCCGTCGTCACCTCTGTGA
- a CDS encoding UDP-glucose dehydrogenase family protein, with protein sequence MRIAMIGTGYVGLVSGACFADFGHQVTCVDKDGDKIAALRRGEIPIFEPGLDALVNSNVKAGRLDFTTDLAAPVADADAVFIAVGTPSRRGDGHADLSYVHAAAREIAAVLSGFTVVVTKSTVPVGTGDEVERLIRETNPSADVVIASNPEFLREGAAIRDFKFPDRIVIGTSDERARKVLGDVYRPLSLNKAPLMFTARRTAELIKYAANAFLATKITFINEIADLAEKVGADVQEVARGIGLDNRIGSKFLHAGPGFGGSCFPKDTRALVKIALDHDVQLRIVEAVLAVNDNRKRAMARKVSSAAGGSLRGKTVAVLGLTFKPDTDDMREAPSIPLVTGLLDLGAKVRAHDPVGMEQARRELPDIEYCDDPYACVRGADAMVVVTEWVQYRTLDLDRLKRELAHPLVVDLRNIYRPEDMAALGFIYESVGRGLEPRK encoded by the coding sequence ATGCGCATCGCCATGATTGGCACGGGCTATGTGGGGCTGGTTTCCGGCGCCTGCTTTGCCGATTTCGGCCACCAGGTCACCTGTGTGGACAAGGATGGCGACAAGATCGCGGCGCTGCGCCGCGGCGAAATCCCGATTTTCGAGCCCGGTCTCGACGCGCTGGTTAACTCCAATGTCAAGGCCGGACGGCTCGATTTCACCACCGACCTCGCCGCGCCCGTCGCCGATGCCGATGCCGTGTTCATCGCGGTCGGAACGCCGTCGCGGCGCGGCGACGGCCACGCCGATCTGAGCTATGTCCACGCTGCCGCGCGCGAGATCGCCGCCGTGCTTTCCGGCTTCACCGTGGTGGTCACCAAATCGACCGTGCCGGTCGGCACCGGCGATGAGGTCGAGCGGCTGATTCGCGAAACCAATCCGTCGGCGGACGTCGTGATCGCCTCGAACCCGGAATTCCTGCGCGAGGGCGCCGCGATCCGGGATTTCAAATTTCCCGACCGCATCGTGATTGGCACCTCGGACGAGCGCGCGCGCAAGGTGCTCGGCGATGTCTACCGGCCGCTGTCGCTCAACAAGGCGCCGTTGATGTTTACCGCGCGGCGCACCGCGGAACTGATCAAATACGCGGCCAATGCGTTCCTCGCCACCAAGATCACCTTCATCAACGAGATCGCCGATCTCGCCGAAAAAGTCGGCGCCGACGTGCAGGAAGTCGCGCGCGGCATTGGGCTCGACAACCGGATCGGCTCGAAATTCCTGCATGCCGGCCCGGGTTTTGGGGGCTCCTGCTTTCCCAAGGATACCCGCGCACTCGTAAAAATCGCGCTCGATCATGACGTGCAGTTGCGGATCGTCGAAGCCGTGCTCGCGGTCAACGACAACCGCAAGCGCGCGATGGCGCGCAAGGTCTCCAGTGCCGCCGGCGGCAGCCTGCGCGGCAAGACGGTCGCCGTGCTCGGTCTCACCTTCAAGCCCGACACCGACGACATGCGCGAGGCGCCATCGATCCCGCTGGTCACCGGACTGCTCGACCTCGGTGCCAAGGTGCGTGCGCACGATCCGGTCGGCATGGAACAGGCGCGGCGCGAACTGCCCGACATCGAATATTGCGACGATCCCTATGCCTGCGTGCGCGGCGCGGACGCGATGGTGGTGGTGACCGAATGGGTGCAATACCGCACGCTCGACCTGGATCGCCTGAAGCGCGAACTGGCCCACCCCTTGGTCGTCGATCTCCGCAACATCTACCGCCCCGAGGACATGGCCGCGCTGGGATTTATCTATGAGAGCGTCGGGCGGGGGCTTGAGCCAAGGAAGTGA
- the hrpB gene encoding ATP-dependent helicase HrpB, which produces MPRSFDTPLPIDAVLDDLARTLAGQNAAVLVAPPGAGKTTRVPLALLDEPWANGKKIVVLEPRRIAARASAERMAHTIGERVGETVGYRVRFGSKVSRATRIEVVTEGIFSRQILDDPELSGVAAILFDEFHERSLDADLGLALARDAQTGLREDLRILVMSATLDGARVAKLLGEAPVIASEGRAYPVETRYLGRKADAPLERQMADAIATALRADPGSVLAFLPGAAEIRRTQNFLAERVHDASIEIVPLFGALDASVQDRAIAPAPKGRRKVVLATSIAETSLTIEGVRIVVDSGMARVPRYEPDIGLTRLETVRAARAAVDQRRGRAGRTEPGVCYRLWDEPQTASLAAYTQPEILSADLSSLLLDLAQWGVSDPATLAFLDPPPVPALKEARSLLRELGALDADGRITAEGKSLRALALPPRLARMIVDSHRLGAGEEASEIAAVLTERGLGGDSVDLDYRLDQFRRDRSQRASSARSLAQRWASQVAATEGALSSPAPLAGSEASEARSRGRGEGATTVVRVRGTPFPDPSPQGGGERKDFRPPDEPSTGIMLAFAFPDRVARNRGNGSFVLANGRGAAVEQTSALARAPYIAVAELTGTAAQGRILLAAPIMQGEIEQHFADQIESADEVSFDRNAMALRARRKKTLHAITLSEAPLALSPSAETARVLADGLIAAGLDKLPWSKPLKQWRDRVMFLRKAEAETPQNLWPDLSDGALAEQREAWLVPALYDKISLREFSPSDLSDALMSLLPWELRARLEREAPTHFEAPTGTQLAIDYEAEQGPTIAVRLQELFGLNTHPSIAKGAVPLVLELLSPAHRPVQVTRDLPGFWRGSYAAVRSDLRGRYPRHPWPEDPASAMPTRRVKPKGT; this is translated from the coding sequence TTGCCCCGCTCCTTCGACACCCCCCTCCCGATCGACGCCGTCCTCGACGATCTCGCACGCACGCTGGCCGGCCAAAACGCCGCCGTGCTGGTGGCGCCGCCCGGCGCCGGCAAGACCACGCGGGTACCGCTGGCGCTGCTCGATGAGCCCTGGGCGAACGGCAAAAAGATCGTCGTGCTGGAGCCGCGGCGGATTGCGGCCCGTGCCAGCGCCGAGCGCATGGCGCACACGATCGGCGAGCGCGTCGGCGAGACCGTCGGCTACCGCGTCCGCTTCGGCTCAAAGGTGTCGCGCGCGACCAGGATCGAAGTCGTCACCGAAGGCATTTTTTCGCGGCAGATTCTCGACGATCCGGAATTGTCAGGCGTGGCCGCCATCCTGTTCGACGAATTTCACGAGCGCTCGCTCGACGCTGATTTGGGCCTGGCGCTGGCGCGCGATGCGCAAACCGGCTTGCGCGAGGACCTGCGCATCCTCGTGATGTCGGCAACGCTCGACGGCGCTCGCGTCGCAAAATTGCTTGGCGAGGCACCGGTGATCGCGAGCGAGGGCCGCGCCTATCCGGTCGAGACGCGTTATCTCGGCCGAAAAGCCGATGCGCCGCTGGAGCGGCAGATGGCGGATGCGATCGCAACCGCACTGCGCGCCGATCCCGGCTCGGTGCTGGCGTTCCTGCCGGGTGCCGCTGAGATCCGCCGCACCCAGAATTTTCTCGCCGAGCGTGTCCACGATGCGAGCATCGAAATCGTGCCGCTGTTCGGCGCGCTCGACGCCAGTGTGCAGGACCGCGCCATCGCGCCGGCGCCGAAAGGACGCCGCAAGGTGGTGCTGGCGACATCGATCGCGGAGACGTCGCTGACCATCGAAGGCGTCAGGATTGTCGTCGATTCCGGCATGGCGCGGGTACCGCGTTATGAGCCGGATATCGGGCTGACGCGCCTGGAGACCGTGCGCGCGGCGCGCGCCGCGGTCGATCAGCGCCGCGGCCGCGCCGGCCGCACTGAACCCGGCGTGTGCTATCGGCTATGGGATGAGCCGCAGACCGCCTCGCTTGCGGCCTACACCCAGCCCGAAATTTTGAGCGCCGATCTTTCGTCGCTCCTGCTCGACCTCGCGCAATGGGGCGTCAGCGATCCCGCAACGCTGGCGTTCCTCGATCCCCCGCCGGTGCCCGCGCTGAAGGAGGCGCGCAGCCTGCTTCGTGAACTCGGCGCGCTCGATGCCGACGGCCGGATCACGGCGGAAGGCAAAAGCCTGCGCGCCCTGGCGCTGCCGCCGCGGCTGGCGCGCATGATCGTGGATTCGCATCGGCTCGGCGCGGGCGAGGAGGCTTCGGAGATTGCCGCCGTTCTCACCGAGCGCGGGCTCGGCGGCGACAGCGTCGATCTCGATTATAGGCTCGATCAGTTCCGCCGCGACCGCTCGCAGCGCGCCTCCAGCGCGCGCAGCCTCGCGCAGCGCTGGGCCTCGCAGGTGGCAGCCACCGAGGGCGCTCTTTCTTCTCCCGCCCCCCTTGCGGGGTCCGAGGCGAGCGAAGCTCGCTCTCGAGGTCGGGGAGAGGGGGCCACAACGGTGGTCCGAGTTCGGGGCACCCCCTTCCCCGACCCCTCCCCGCAAGGGGGAGGGGAGCGGAAGGACTTCCGCCCGCCTGACGAACCCTCTACCGGAATCATGCTCGCGTTTGCGTTTCCCGACCGCGTCGCGCGCAACCGCGGCAATGGCAGTTTTGTGCTTGCGAATGGGCGGGGCGCCGCGGTCGAGCAGACCTCAGCACTGGCGCGCGCGCCCTATATCGCGGTCGCCGAACTCACGGGAACTGCTGCCCAGGGCCGCATTCTGCTGGCGGCGCCGATCATGCAAGGCGAGATCGAGCAGCACTTTGCGGATCAGATCGAGAGCGCGGACGAAGTTTCGTTCGATCGCAATGCAATGGCCTTGCGCGCGCGTCGGAAAAAGACATTGCATGCGATCACGCTGTCGGAAGCGCCACTGGCGCTATCGCCCTCGGCGGAAACTGCGCGCGTGCTGGCCGATGGGCTGATCGCCGCCGGCCTCGACAAACTGCCTTGGTCAAAGCCGCTAAAGCAGTGGCGCGATCGCGTGATGTTCTTGCGCAAGGCCGAGGCAGAAACTCCACAGAATCTTTGGCCCGATTTGAGCGATGGCGCGCTCGCGGAACAGCGCGAGGCATGGCTGGTGCCGGCGCTCTATGACAAGATTTCGCTGAGGGAGTTTTCGCCCAGTGATCTGTCGGATGCGCTGATGTCGCTATTGCCGTGGGAATTGCGCGCGCGGCTGGAACGCGAGGCGCCGACGCATTTCGAGGCGCCGACCGGCACTCAGCTTGCGATCGACTATGAGGCCGAGCAGGGGCCGACCATTGCAGTCCGCTTACAGGAATTGTTCGGGCTCAACACCCATCCGTCGATCGCGAAAGGCGCGGTGCCGCTGGTGCTCGAACTATTGTCGCCGGCGCACCGCCCGGTGCAGGTGACGCGCGATCTGCCCGGGTTTTGGCGCGGCAGTTATGCGGCGGTACGTTCCGATCTGCGCGGGCGCTATCCCCGCCATCCCTGGCCGGAAGACCCGGCCAGCGCGATGCCGACGCGCCGGGTCAAGCCAAAGGGGACGTGA
- a CDS encoding sugar kinase, producing MNFHAAAPKIPPRILCIGMPVRDLTFRVPGLPARGSKEHATHFDEICGGNALNGAIGIARLGGRASICGPMGDAKETASRYIFEKMAHEGIDTKHIVHMPGLVTAISNIMIDPSGERTIVTFRDPQLWKVHLPDTDELLRDCHAILTESRCAPFCTELCVEARRRGIPVIVDVDRAMSLREGLLTASSHLVFSSEPLQETAGVADDGEALKKIAKLTPSFLAGTRGAQGTIWLDENQNLQQTPAFPVHTVDTLGAGDVFHGAFTLAITENQDIPEALRFASAAAALKCTRFGGAFAAPQRAEVAELLSQGQPASPARTPQ from the coding sequence ATGAACTTTCACGCTGCCGCGCCAAAGATTCCCCCGCGCATCCTGTGCATCGGTATGCCGGTGCGCGACCTGACGTTTCGCGTGCCGGGCCTGCCGGCGCGCGGCTCCAAGGAGCACGCCACGCATTTCGACGAAATCTGCGGCGGCAATGCGCTTAATGGCGCGATCGGGATCGCGCGGCTCGGCGGCCGGGCCTCGATCTGCGGCCCGATGGGCGACGCGAAGGAAACCGCGAGCCGCTATATTTTCGAGAAGATGGCGCATGAAGGCATCGACACCAAGCACATCGTGCACATGCCGGGCCTGGTGACGGCGATCTCCAATATCATGATCGATCCTTCCGGCGAACGCACCATCGTGACCTTCCGCGATCCGCAATTGTGGAAGGTGCATCTGCCCGACACCGACGAATTGCTCAGGGATTGCCACGCCATCCTGACCGAGAGCCGCTGCGCGCCATTCTGCACCGAGCTCTGCGTCGAGGCCCGCCGGCGCGGCATTCCGGTCATTGTCGACGTCGATCGCGCGATGTCGTTGCGCGAGGGGCTCTTGACCGCGTCGTCGCATCTGGTGTTCTCGAGCGAGCCGTTGCAGGAAACGGCCGGCGTCGCCGACGACGGCGAGGCGCTGAAGAAAATCGCAAAACTGACGCCGTCATTCCTGGCGGGTACCCGCGGCGCGCAGGGCACGATTTGGCTCGACGAAAATCAGAACCTGCAGCAGACGCCGGCCTTCCCGGTGCATACCGTGGATACGCTGGGTGCGGGCGACGTGTTCCACGGCGCCTTCACGCTCGCCATCACCGAGAACCAGGATATTCCGGAGGCGCTGAGGTTTGCTTCGGCCGCAGCAGCGCTGAAATGCACCCGTTTCGGCGGCGCTTTCGCCGCCCCGCAACGTGCTGAAGTCGCGGAGCTTTTGAGCCAGGGCCAGCCGGCCAGCCCGGCGCGGACGCCCCAATAA